The Methylocella tundrae genome contains the following window.
GCCGGCTGCGCACCCCTTGAGCGATAGCGAAGGCCAACGACTCAAGAGTTTGCTTGATCGCGAGGCGTCTTGACCGGCGCCGCGCCGCTCGCGCCTTTGTTCAGCAGAACTTCGAGAGCTTCGGCGCCGAAGACGCGGCGGCCCTTCGGCCAGGCCCAGAAATCCGCCGGTTGCGCCATCGCGTCCGCCAGCCGCCTTCGATAGATTTCCTTCGGTACTTCGATCGCCCCGAGCGATGCGAGATGCGGCGTTACGAATTGTGCGTCGAGGAGGCTGAAGCCGCCTTTACGCAATCTCGCGGCAAGATGCACGAGAGCGACTTTGGACGCGTCGGTCTTGCGGTGGAACATGCTTTCACCGAAGAATGCGCCGCCAAGATGGACGCCATAAAGGCCGCCGACGAGAACGCCCTCCTGCCAGGCCTCGACCGTATGTACGCGCCCGGTGTCGAAAAGCTGGCGATAAAGACGCCTGATGCGATGGTTGATCCAGGTCTTGTCACGATCGGGGTAAGAGGCGGCGCAGCCGTCGATCACAGCGTCGAAATCATGATCGACCCGGACTTCGAAAACATCCGAACGAACCGTTTTAGCGAGGCTTCTCGATACGATGATGCCGTCGAGCGGAAAAATGCCCCGGACCTCTGGATCAACCCAGAACAGATTTGCGTCCTCGGCGCTCTCAGCCATAGGGAACAGGCCGATAGAATAGGCGCGAAGCAGAATGTCGACTGTAATTTCGAATTGGTCGCGCACGCGGCTCATGGAGCAAACTCGTTCATCATGCCAGGTCGCCGAATCATCATCGCAAGCCTTAAATGGCAAGCAAAACACATGCTAACGAGCGGGCGGGCGGCGCCATGATTGCCGGCGGATGAGACAAACGAAAGGCTGCCCGGTCGGCTCGCGTATGATGCGCTATGACTTCTAAAATCAAAAAGAGATGAAAACGTTCAATCGCCCGCCGGAGCCGAGAGGGTAGCACCGATAGGGCGCGCCAAACAATCATTTCCCAGCGACGGCGCGCCACACTTTGCGATTAGGCTGCGATTGCACTATTCCCAACTCTATCTGATCAATTATTGCGGGCGCGCGTTTCAGGCTGGCTCATGCTTTCAACCATCGTCCTTTATGAAATGACTGACCCGTCGCGCCGCATCGATCCCGCGGAGAGCGTTGTGCGAACCTTGAGTTCGCTCGTGAAGGCGAACGTCGAGGGACTTCTCGGCGATGTCGCCATTGCGGGACCAGCGGCGCAGGGCCTTGGCTTCATCGCGGATCATGCCGGCTGCGGCTTGATCGAGGCGACGGACGAGGCCGAATGGTTGCGCCGCGCGATCGAGGCGGCGCGTGGGCCGCACCTTTTCCTGCTGCGATCGGGCTTCGCGCCGCAGGCGGGGTTCATCGAAGAGGCGGGCGATTTCATCAAAGCGCGATCGGCCAGCCTCAGCGACCGCGCCCCGACTGCGCTGCTGCGCGCCGCGCCGGAGACATTCATCGAGCGCGTCTTTCCAAACGCCGCGCCATTGGTTGGTCTCATTGCTTCGCGCCAGCGTTGTCTTGAGGCTTCGGCCGGCCGGCTGGCCGCCCTGGCGCGATGCGTCACTCCGGCGACGACTTTGCGAACTCATGCACGCCGCGTGGGGTGACGCGCGTTCGCGGCGTCATCGCGCAAAAGTGTTACAGGCGTCGACCTCACCGGATTTCAGGCCGGTGTTGAGCCATTGCTCACGCTGGGCCGCCGAGCCATGCGTGAAGGAATCCGGCACGATATAGCCTTGCGCGGCCTTTTGCAGGCGATCATCGCCAATCGCCTGAGCGGTCCTCACCGCCTTGTCGATATCGCCAGGGTCGAGGATCTGGTATTTTTTTTGCGCATTGGCGGCCCAAACGCCGGCCAGGCAGTCGGCCATGAGTTCGACGCGCACCGAAATGGCGTTCGCCTGGGCTTTACTCGAAGCGCGCTGCTGCGCCGCCTGAACCTTCGGCAGGATGCCTAGCAGGTTCTGGACATGGTGGCCGATCTCATGCGCGATGACATAGGCGTATGCGAAATCGCCGCCGCCGCCGAGCTTCTCTTTCATGTCGCGAAAAAAAGACGTGTCCAGATAGACTTTCTGGTCATTGGGACAATAGAAAGGCCCCATCGACGCGCTCGCGCCGCCGCAGCCCGATCTCGTCGAGCCGTTATAGAGCACGAGTTTCGGTTTGACGTAGGCGACCCCTTTCTGGGACGGCAGGATATCGGTCCAGACATCTTCATTCTCGGCGAGAACCGCCGCGACGAACTGGCCCATTTGGTCCGAGGGAGCGCCAGCCTGCCGCGACGGCGGCGGGGCGCTCTGCGTTTGACCGCCATGGCGCGCTCCGCTCAACATCTCGGCGCCCCCGATCAGGAG
Protein-coding sequences here:
- a CDS encoding transposase translates to MLSTIVLYEMTDPSRRIDPAESVVRTLSSLVKANVEGLLGDVAIAGPAAQGLGFIADHAGCGLIEATDEAEWLRRAIEAARGPHLFLLRSGFAPQAGFIEEAGDFIKARSASLSDRAPTALLRAAPETFIERVFPNAAPLVGLIASRQRCLEASAGRLAALARCVTPATTLRTHARRVG
- the ypfJ gene encoding KPN_02809 family neutral zinc metallopeptidase, with protein sequence MRWEDFRRSDNVEDRRGETGYAGGGPSFGGGQLGIGAIVVLGLIGWALGIDPRLLIGGAEMLSGARHGGQTQSAPPPSRQAGAPSDQMGQFVAAVLAENEDVWTDILPSQKGVAYVKPKLVLYNGSTRSGCGGASASMGPFYCPNDQKVYLDTSFFRDMKEKLGGGGDFAYAYVIAHEIGHHVQNLLGILPKVQAAQQRASSKAQANAISVRVELMADCLAGVWAANAQKKYQILDPGDIDKAVRTAQAIGDDRLQKAAQGYIVPDSFTHGSAAQREQWLNTGLKSGEVDACNTFAR
- the aat gene encoding leucyl/phenylalanyl-tRNA--protein transferase, which gives rise to MSRVRDQFEITVDILLRAYSIGLFPMAESAEDANLFWVDPEVRGIFPLDGIIVSRSLAKTVRSDVFEVRVDHDFDAVIDGCAASYPDRDKTWINHRIRRLYRQLFDTGRVHTVEAWQEGVLVGGLYGVHLGGAFFGESMFHRKTDASKVALVHLAARLRKGGFSLLDAQFVTPHLASLGAIEVPKEIYRRRLADAMAQPADFWAWPKGRRVFGAEALEVLLNKGASGAAPVKTPRDQANS